From a single Francisella halioticida genomic region:
- the hflC gene encoding protease modulator HflC, with protein MSKLLKIILVLVIIAVILILSSKFVVKQGTESVVLRLGELVKKDGKVIEYEPGIHVKIPFLDTVKNYDMRNRVLTTDSSRVVTKEKKDVLINAYVVWRVNDISKFFTSTSGQVFRAETLLKQFLESSLRAEVGKNDIQSLVNNDRDKLMIALTKDVAVQSKEIGISIVDVRVNQIDLPDTITESIYQRMKSSRHKEASRIRAEGERAAEKTKAAADAKVTVTLAESEKKSKVIRAQADAKAAKIFTETYSSSVPLYEFLKSMNSYKQSFDGKNQIVFMLKPDSKFFEGFKLEPNSQLAEDMKKAK; from the coding sequence ATGAGTAAGCTTTTAAAAATAATCTTAGTGCTTGTGATAATTGCAGTGATATTGATTTTAAGTAGTAAATTTGTAGTGAAACAGGGTACTGAATCTGTTGTTTTAAGATTAGGTGAGCTTGTTAAAAAAGATGGCAAAGTTATTGAGTATGAACCTGGTATTCATGTCAAAATTCCATTTTTAGATACAGTTAAAAATTATGATATGAGAAATAGAGTTTTAACAACAGATTCATCACGCGTAGTTACAAAAGAGAAAAAAGATGTTCTGATAAATGCTTATGTCGTTTGGAGAGTAAATGATATTTCTAAATTCTTTACTAGTACTAGTGGACAAGTTTTTAGAGCGGAAACTTTATTAAAACAGTTTTTAGAATCATCATTAAGAGCAGAAGTTGGTAAAAATGATATTCAAAGCTTAGTTAATAATGATCGTGATAAATTAATGATAGCACTAACAAAAGATGTTGCTGTGCAGTCTAAAGAAATTGGTATATCTATAGTAGATGTTAGAGTTAATCAAATTGATTTACCTGATACAATTACTGAATCTATATATCAAAGAATGAAATCTTCTAGACATAAGGAAGCTTCACGTATAAGAGCAGAGGGTGAAAGAGCAGCAGAAAAAACAAAAGCAGCAGCAGATGCAAAAGTGACAGTAACCTTAGCAGAATCAGAAAAAAAATCAAAAGTTATTAGAGCTCAGGCAGATGCTAAGGCTGCTAAGATTTTTACAGAAACTTATTCTAGCTCAGTTCCTTTATATGAATTCTTAAAGAGTATGAATTCTTATAAACAGAGTTTTGATGGTAAAAATCAAATTGTATTTATGCTTAAGCCTGATAGTAAGTTTTTTGAAGGCTTTAAACTAGAACCAAATAGCCAACTTGCTGAAGATATGAAAAAGGCTAAATAA
- the hflK gene encoding FtsH protease activity modulator HflK — MIKKLKQKWFWSKNSEQGPPDLEEMIKKFFGKKKKNNNDGDESIYSKNVNKNKPIFEKPPIKKIAAIVIVIIVVGWVGLGFYVVQPAEQAAVLRFGKFTKMVQPGLHWYPIGIDTIDKENVQELKTISLKRDMLTSEENIVHVSFTVQYRISNLQDYLFANTDPSQLLQQSLESAVRQVIGHSNLSDILTTQRASIAGKVKQEMEALLKEYKSGIYISDVIMQPAQAPDAVKSAFDDVIKAREDQARLQNEAESYANRVIPVAQGKAQRIVDQANAYKQQIVLQAQGEVAEFEQLLPIYKKSPDIVMNQMYFNTISDVLQHNKVFIIDGDGAKNIFYGLGNKQKQALLSSTQGGN, encoded by the coding sequence ATGATTAAAAAGCTAAAGCAGAAATGGTTTTGGAGCAAAAACTCTGAGCAAGGTCCTCCAGATTTAGAGGAGATGATAAAAAAATTCTTTGGTAAAAAGAAAAAAAATAATAATGATGGTGATGAGAGTATTTATTCAAAGAATGTTAATAAAAATAAACCAATCTTTGAAAAACCACCTATTAAGAAAATAGCTGCTATTGTTATAGTAATTATAGTAGTTGGGTGGGTAGGTCTTGGATTTTATGTTGTTCAGCCTGCTGAGCAAGCTGCGGTACTTAGATTTGGTAAGTTTACTAAGATGGTTCAACCGGGCTTACACTGGTATCCAATAGGGATAGATACGATTGATAAAGAAAATGTGCAAGAGTTAAAAACAATTTCTTTAAAAAGAGATATGCTAACTTCAGAAGAAAATATTGTGCATGTTTCTTTTACAGTACAGTATCGGATATCTAATTTACAAGATTATTTGTTTGCAAATACAGATCCATCTCAATTATTACAGCAATCACTAGAGAGTGCTGTTAGACAAGTTATTGGACATAGTAACTTATCTGATATTCTAACAACACAAAGAGCATCAATAGCAGGTAAAGTTAAACAAGAAATGGAAGCTTTATTGAAAGAATATAAATCTGGTATATATATAAGTGATGTTATTATGCAACCAGCGCAAGCACCAGATGCTGTTAAAAGTGCTTTTGATGATGTTATAAAAGCAAGAGAAGACCAAGCTAGACTACAAAATGAAGCCGAATCTTATGCAAATAGAGTGATCCCTGTTGCTCAAGGTAAGGCCCAAAGGATTGTGGATCAGGCAAATGCTTATAAGCAGCAAATAGTATTACAAGCTCAAGGTGAAGTTGCTGAGTTTGAGCAATTATTACCAATATATAAAAAATCACCGGATATTGTTATGAACCAGATGTACTTTAATACTATCTCAGATGTCTTACAACATAATAAGGTGTTTATAATAGATGGTGATGGTGCAAAAAATATTTTCTATGGTTTAGGTAATAAGCAAAAACAAGCATTATTATCAAGTACACAGGGAGGGAACTAA
- a CDS encoding FAD-binding domain, translating to MRIAINGIGIAGPTLAWWLREYGFEPIIFEKSPEFKSGGHLVDFWGHACEIMEKMGLLEQLRQESYQIKHIHCFDENGRRSSKINISSLIKENYGEFLSVKRGDISSVIYNACKGIDIRFGTSIENLEEQKDGITVHLSNNTKEKFDLVIGADGLHSHIRSLVFDKSEYEESDLNKYIAAFSLKDYNHYEKFTYAISVGNDKQVARVCLDEKETLVMLTIDSSLVEKIPTSLKEKKQLLQSVFKDNKWETPDILARLDNIEYIYFDNVSQVKMDNWYKGRVALVGDASSCPSILMGLGSIFAIVEAYVLAGELYKAKGNYKMAFDEWQNKLKDIINRKQKVGLSNLSLAASDEIVKKYLSTITIKVSSTPIVSKFIGAGIFNDQIELPEYKKD from the coding sequence ATGAGAATAGCTATAAATGGAATTGGTATAGCAGGGCCGACTTTAGCATGGTGGCTTAGAGAATATGGTTTTGAACCTATTATCTTTGAAAAATCTCCTGAGTTTAAGTCAGGGGGACATCTTGTTGACTTTTGGGGGCATGCATGTGAGATAATGGAAAAAATGGGGCTTCTTGAACAGTTAAGGCAAGAATCTTATCAAATAAAACACATCCACTGTTTTGATGAGAATGGTAGAAGATCCTCAAAAATAAATATATCTTCTCTTATTAAAGAAAATTATGGAGAATTTTTAAGTGTTAAACGTGGAGATATTTCATCAGTCATTTATAATGCCTGCAAAGGGATTGATATAAGATTCGGTACATCTATTGAAAACTTAGAAGAACAAAAAGATGGCATAACTGTTCATTTATCAAATAATACTAAAGAAAAGTTTGATCTTGTTATAGGGGCTGATGGTCTACACTCTCATATCCGCTCATTAGTATTTGATAAGTCTGAATATGAGGAATCTGATTTAAATAAGTATATTGCTGCATTTTCCTTAAAAGACTATAACCACTATGAGAAGTTTACCTACGCAATTAGTGTTGGTAATGACAAACAAGTTGCTAGAGTTTGTTTAGATGAGAAAGAAACCCTAGTGATGCTTACTATTGATTCAAGCTTAGTTGAAAAAATTCCGACTAGTTTAAAAGAAAAAAAACAACTCCTACAATCTGTGTTTAAAGATAATAAATGGGAAACTCCTGACATACTAGCTAGGCTTGACAACATTGAGTATATTTATTTTGACAACGTAAGCCAAGTAAAAATGGATAACTGGTATAAAGGTAGAGTTGCATTAGTTGGAGATGCTTCCTCTTGCCCTTCTATATTAATGGGCCTAGGAAGTATATTTGCAATAGTTGAGGCATACGTCTTAGCTGGTGAATTATATAAAGCCAAAGGCAATTATAAAATGGCTTTTGATGAGTGGCAAAATAAGTTAAAAGATATAATTAACAGAAAACAAAAAGTTGGGCTTTCAAACTTATCGTTAGCAGCATCAGATGAGATTGTAAAAAAATATCTTTCTACAATAACAATCAAAGTATCTTCAACACCTATTGTATCAAAATTTATTGGTGCTGGAATTTTTAATGACCAAATAGAACTTCCAGAATATAAGAAAGATTAA
- the hflX gene encoding GTPase HflX, which yields MEFFQSYEAGSKCLLVNINFKYHREINADLTELEGLVLAADKIVLESLDFNHPEPDIKYFCGMGKMEMIKNKRDEIKADLVVFNHPLSPSQERNIEKLLECKIMDRTRLILEIFSLRAKTHEGKLQVELAQLNYQSTRLVKGWTHLERQKGGIGVRGGPGETQLEIDRRLIRQRIKQITQKLERVKHHRNLSRSSRKKNNILTISFVGYTNAGKSTLFNKITDAHVLAKDQLFATLDPTLRKVIVPKLGEVIFSDTVGFIKNLPHDLVEAFHATLEEAIESDLLVHVIDYADEDYKSYIEQVERVLKEIGIVDKEMICVYNKIDKLEGVAPSFAQLEDSDTSIVARVYLSAQTGEGIEAFYEALATFFNKSWINGILELPPKYSKIRSMMYELGVVDNEAISDLGNYLLEIKISEYDFEKFGRDFDLDLEQFFVKD from the coding sequence ATGGAATTTTTCCAATCTTATGAAGCAGGTAGCAAGTGTCTACTTGTAAATATAAATTTTAAATATCATCGTGAGATTAATGCAGATTTGACTGAGCTTGAAGGTTTGGTTCTAGCAGCAGATAAAATAGTGTTAGAGAGCTTGGATTTTAATCATCCTGAACCTGATATCAAATATTTCTGTGGTATGGGTAAAATGGAGATGATAAAAAATAAACGTGATGAAATAAAAGCAGATTTAGTAGTTTTTAACCATCCATTGAGTCCATCTCAAGAACGTAATATAGAAAAGCTTCTTGAATGTAAAATTATGGATAGAACTAGACTAATTCTAGAGATATTTTCACTGCGAGCTAAAACCCATGAAGGAAAACTTCAAGTTGAACTTGCACAACTAAATTACCAGTCAACACGCTTAGTAAAAGGTTGGACTCACTTAGAAAGACAAAAAGGTGGTATTGGTGTAAGAGGAGGTCCAGGAGAGACTCAGCTTGAGATCGATAGACGTTTAATTAGGCAGAGAATTAAGCAAATAACTCAAAAACTTGAAAGAGTAAAGCATCATCGTAACTTAAGTAGATCTTCGCGTAAGAAAAATAACATTTTAACAATTTCATTCGTAGGATATACAAATGCAGGTAAATCTACATTATTTAATAAAATTACAGATGCTCATGTTTTAGCAAAAGATCAGCTTTTTGCAACCCTCGATCCAACATTACGTAAAGTAATAGTACCTAAGTTAGGAGAAGTGATATTTTCTGATACTGTAGGATTTATTAAAAATTTGCCACATGATTTAGTAGAAGCATTTCATGCAACTTTAGAAGAAGCCATAGAATCAGATCTTTTAGTTCACGTTATTGATTATGCTGATGAAGATTATAAAAGTTATATTGAGCAAGTTGAAAGAGTTCTAAAAGAAATAGGTATAGTAGATAAAGAAATGATCTGTGTATACAATAAAATTGATAAACTAGAAGGTGTTGCTCCAAGCTTTGCTCAGCTGGAAGATTCTGATACTAGTATTGTAGCTAGAGTATATTTGTCGGCGCAAACAGGTGAGGGGATAGAAGCTTTTTATGAAGCATTGGCAACATTTTTTAATAAATCATGGATAAATGGAATTTTAGAGTTACCACCTAAGTATTCAAAAATTAGATCAATGATGTATGAATTAGGCGTAGTTGATAATGAAGCTATTTCTGATCTGGGAAATTATTTGCTAGAAATAAAAATATCTGAGTATGATTTTGAAAAATTTGGTAGAGATTTTGATTTAGATTTAGAACAGTTTTTTGTTAAAGATTAA
- the hfq gene encoding RNA chaperone Hfq: MSRISSLQDPFLNALRKEKVSVSVYLVNGIKLQGQVEAFDQFCIVLRNTVNQMVYKHAISTIVPAKSVRMVYSSFNPYHQNSNEDKDESVADVHYDDLEAQENEGNINE; encoded by the coding sequence ATGTCAAGAATATCATCTTTACAAGACCCGTTCTTAAATGCTTTAAGAAAAGAAAAAGTTAGCGTATCAGTATATCTTGTAAATGGAATTAAATTACAAGGTCAAGTAGAAGCCTTCGATCAGTTTTGTATCGTACTTAGAAATACTGTAAATCAGATGGTTTATAAGCACGCCATTTCAACTATAGTACCAGCTAAAAGTGTAAGAATGGTTTATAGTTCTTTTAATCCATATCATCAAAATTCAAATGAAGATAAAGATGAGAGTGTTGCTGATGTTCATTATGATGATCTAGAAGCTCAAGAAAACGAAGGTAATATTAACGAGTAA
- a CDS encoding DUF3573 domain-containing protein produces MQLQQRIESLQNEINQLESSVKENNDSSFSTYSSVITDNSGSSKNPLDKSLIKQDRVEIMQNVNADNQIIDLKNEPLGEIFNTKGGINVRGTPAITNRGQVAF; encoded by the coding sequence ATGCAGCTACAACAACGAATAGAAAGCCTTCAAAATGAAATCAATCAATTAGAGTCTTCAGTTAAAGAAAATAATGATTCTTCATTCTCTACATATTCATCTGTAATAACTGATAATTCTGGATCTTCTAAAAATCCTCTTGATAAGAGTTTGATAAAACAAGATAGAGTAGAGATAATGCAAAATGTAAATGCAGATAACCAGATTATAGATTTAAAAAATGAACCATTAGGTGAGATTTTTAATACTAAAGGCGGAATTAATGTAAGGGGAACTCCCGCTATTACAAATAGAGGCCAAGTAGCATTTTAA
- a CDS encoding IS3 family transposase: protein MSKFSSNDDIRLLNAIDLIHTKHPYYGTRSLVKLLNRLGFLVGRKLIKSAMELMGIKALYPKKKTTVINKQHKKYPYLLNVFKNETNQVVIDKANKVWSADITYIRLECGYAYLAAIIDWHSKKILAWKISNTMDTHLTTSVLKEALFKYGKPDIFNSDQGTQYTAKEHIKILSDNKINKSMDAKGRSIDNIAIERFWKTLKYENVYPASYITMKEAKVGIKEYIDIYNNERLHSSIGYMTPDEVYSGILDAA from the coding sequence ATATCAAAATTTAGTAGTAATGATGATATTAGACTATTAAATGCAATAGATTTGATACATACTAAACATCCATATTATGGTACGAGAAGTCTAGTAAAGTTGCTAAATAGATTAGGATTTCTAGTTGGAAGGAAGCTAATCAAAAGTGCTATGGAATTAATGGGTATTAAGGCATTGTATCCTAAAAAAAAGACAACTGTCATTAATAAGCAACACAAGAAATATCCATACTTACTTAATGTATTTAAAAATGAGACGAATCAGGTTGTTATAGATAAAGCTAATAAGGTATGGAGTGCTGATATCACGTATATTAGACTAGAATGTGGGTATGCATATTTAGCAGCCATAATAGATTGGCATAGCAAGAAAATACTAGCTTGGAAGATTTCTAATACTATGGATACACATCTAACAACTAGTGTGTTAAAAGAAGCGTTATTTAAATATGGTAAACCTGATATCTTTAACTCTGATCAAGGAACTCAATATACAGCAAAAGAGCATATTAAAATATTATCTGATAATAAAATAAATAAATCTATGGATGCTAAAGGAAGATCTATAGATAATATTGCAATTGAGAGATTTTGGAAAACACTGAAATATGAAAATGTTTATCCGGCATCATATATAACTATGAAAGAGGCTAAAGTAGGTATCAAAGAATATATTGATATTTACAACAATGAAAGACTACATTCTAGTATTGGATATATGACTCCTGATGAAGTATATTCTGGTATTTTAGATGCTGCATAA
- a CDS encoding transposase: MSKKRVTYTADFKAKVIIELLEGDMTVNEIASKYDLLPKNVHNWKQQFLSNACLAFDKSSVVKEYKQEIDELRKDKDATSKKLVEVIVERDFLMGKLKSLVSSNDRVNSVDTKLELSLNNQLELSLNNQLKLLSVSKSVTIIHQYQNLVVMMILDY, from the coding sequence ATGAGTAAAAAAAGAGTAACGTATACAGCTGATTTTAAAGCTAAAGTAATTATAGAATTGCTAGAAGGCGATATGACAGTTAATGAGATAGCAAGTAAGTATGATTTACTTCCTAAAAACGTGCATAATTGGAAGCAGCAATTTTTATCTAATGCTTGCTTAGCATTTGATAAAAGCTCTGTTGTTAAGGAGTATAAGCAGGAAATAGATGAGCTTAGAAAAGATAAAGATGCAACAAGTAAAAAACTAGTCGAGGTAATAGTAGAGAGGGATTTTTTAATGGGAAAGCTAAAAAGCTTGGTATCATCAAATGATAGAGTAAACTCTGTAGATACTAAGCTAGAATTATCTTTAAATAATCAGCTAGAATTATCTTTAAATAATCAGCTTAAACTATTATCTGTATCTAAGAGTGTTACTATTATACACCAATATCAAAATTTAGTAGTAATGATGATATTAGACTATTAA
- a CDS encoding DUF3573 domain-containing protein: MGQISSTLFATTVLGQRDKFGDYEIFLGGFIGIDAQTWFGNNLSRVDFNGRPTTSFRGTGENIYLTKATLFFLANAGEYLTASYDLSANEASDFFINNVFAIFGNLTVSPFFVTAGRSPLTVASFGGGGNYTRSVANYLGVGRATNVSLNYKSDTTNISVAAFGADDQTANFSAGFFYGNSLTKDLSIGFNTGYVYNLNGAENLSIPIVAPGKTIGVYNIDTNVAYNIGTGALQVNIGWVTTTGAADFNGTGNDVLLERGIIGGNYSLNLAERDTNFTVGYGQTYNAAAVPMSIPASPFQDGLSASGIKNQLVFSAQRAYFDNNVLFGSEWAYQKFYDGNNMNTITLDISIYL; encoded by the coding sequence ATTGGACAAATTTCTTCAACATTATTTGCCACGACAGTATTAGGCCAAAGAGATAAGTTTGGAGATTATGAAATATTCTTAGGTGGATTTATTGGTATTGATGCACAAACTTGGTTTGGAAATAACTTAAGTAGAGTAGATTTTAATGGTAGACCAACTACTAGTTTTCGAGGAACTGGAGAAAACATATACCTTACAAAAGCTACATTATTTTTCTTAGCTAATGCTGGCGAGTATCTTACAGCATCATATGATCTTAGTGCAAATGAAGCTAGCGATTTTTTCATAAATAATGTTTTTGCAATATTTGGTAATCTTACAGTTTCTCCATTTTTTGTAACAGCTGGAAGAAGCCCTCTCACTGTTGCTAGCTTTGGTGGCGGAGGTAATTATACTAGAAGTGTTGCTAACTATCTTGGCGTTGGTCGAGCTACAAATGTATCTTTAAACTATAAGAGTGACACAACAAATATAAGTGTAGCTGCATTTGGAGCAGATGATCAAACAGCAAACTTTTCAGCTGGATTCTTTTATGGTAATTCATTGACAAAAGATTTATCAATAGGTTTTAATACTGGTTATGTATATAACCTAAATGGTGCTGAAAATCTTAGTATACCAATAGTTGCTCCAGGGAAAACTATAGGAGTTTATAATATTGATACTAACGTAGCATATAATATTGGTACAGGTGCACTGCAGGTTAATATTGGGTGGGTTACTACCACAGGAGCTGCTGATTTTAATGGCACAGGAAATGATGTTTTACTGGAGCGTGGTATTATAGGAGGGAACTATTCTTTAAACCTTGCCGAAAGAGACACCAATTTTACTGTTGGCTATGGCCAAACATATAATGCAGCTGCTGTTCCCATGTCTATACCAGCTAGTCCTTTTCAAGATGGTTTATCAGCATCTGGGATTAAGAATCAATTAGTTTTTTCTGCTCAACGTGCTTATTTTGATAACAACGTTCTATTTGGGTCAGAATGGGCATATCAAAAGTTTTATGATGGTAATAATATGAATACGATTACTTTAGATATTTCTATATATTTATAA
- the miaA gene encoding tRNA (adenosine(37)-N6)-dimethylallyltransferase MiaA, with translation MNKSIYAIAGPTASGKTSLSICIAKNINAEIISVDSSLVYKGMDIGTAKPTLREQADVKHHLIDIIEPTKNFSVADFISSVNKLKKEIWSRNKEVLLVGGTMLYFKGLIEGLSSLPESRSEIRQTLELEKKAKGLQSLHEQLKRMDSESAQKINSNDQQRIFRALEVIIISGQKYSKLVRTPKVGGLEEELKLCALVPKDRSILHKNIELRFKQMLDQGFINEVRELRKNLNLTKNTTAIRSVGYRQAWEYLDGDIGYDEFIKKGIVSTRQLAKRQLTWIRNWQGEIKTIEMEDDDKELKVLDFFSA, from the coding sequence ATGAATAAATCAATTTATGCTATAGCTGGGCCAACAGCTTCTGGTAAAACATCTCTTTCAATCTGTATTGCCAAAAATATTAATGCAGAAATAATAAGTGTTGACTCTTCACTTGTTTACAAAGGTATGGATATTGGTACTGCTAAGCCAACGTTACGAGAACAAGCAGATGTAAAGCATCACCTTATAGATATAATAGAACCTACTAAGAACTTTTCTGTTGCTGACTTTATATCAAGTGTTAATAAGCTTAAGAAAGAGATATGGTCTAGAAATAAAGAAGTTTTGTTAGTCGGTGGAACTATGCTTTATTTCAAAGGTTTAATAGAAGGCTTGTCTAGTTTACCAGAGAGTAGATCTGAGATAAGACAGACATTAGAATTAGAAAAAAAAGCAAAAGGACTACAGTCTTTACATGAGCAGTTAAAGAGAATGGATTCTGAGTCTGCACAAAAAATAAATTCTAATGATCAGCAGAGAATCTTCCGAGCTCTTGAGGTAATTATTATAAGTGGTCAAAAATATTCTAAGCTTGTAAGAACTCCAAAAGTTGGTGGTTTAGAAGAAGAGTTGAAACTTTGTGCTTTAGTACCAAAGGATAGATCAATACTTCATAAAAATATTGAGTTAAGATTTAAGCAAATGCTGGATCAGGGTTTCATAAATGAAGTACGGGAATTAAGAAAGAATTTGAATTTAACAAAAAATACTACGGCTATTCGAAGTGTAGGATATCGACAGGCATGGGAATATCTTGATGGTGATATTGGTTATGATGAGTTTATTAAAAAAGGTATAGTATCAACTCGCCAACTTGCTAAGCGCCAATTAACTTGGATTCGTAATTGGCAAGGTGAGATTAAGACTATTGAGATGGAGGATGATGATAAAGAATTAAAAGTCTTAGACTTTTTCAGTGCTTAA
- a CDS encoding SurA N-terminal domain-containing protein — protein MLQSFNDRFKGPFTWVVVISISFIFVISGMSFFFTNMGGSRSYVAKIGDNEINYQQFQQYAQNAKTKEQKVQVLSQMVDQYLMLTAAQKNIAVSKLALQSAIFNNPMFFGKDGKFSSDKLRQVVSYLGGMGKLEQLMSQNIQATIIPQNIAQTSFITDYENKSLSSIYSVDKQINYIKTSPNSLKEQIKPTKQQLEKYYYDHKTEYVTPASKKINYFIISKNDFISKDKISNQVLKNYFNTHQDLFTKFDDKTKQTITKIIQNRKALEQFNSYTQNVDSIKLGELKTEMGKARIANITDNTNSSLDGIKNSLFFIKNDKYSSIPISNDKLLVYQVDNSSLAAQQKLYKVKDAITKAYVEKKAQELAIQKSQKLLDALKSSKNIKQSFSRATIHGGSKTENFDKGFSNYVLFNNNNQYHIYQNENSDIYVYKVTKVESAKSAKKNNIPSQVINLYKQEELNFYLQALKKEIPVKVNYKNI, from the coding sequence ATGTTGCAGTCTTTTAATGATCGATTTAAAGGACCATTTACGTGGGTAGTGGTTATTTCTATAAGTTTTATATTTGTAATTTCTGGGATGAGTTTCTTTTTTACGAATATGGGAGGTAGTCGTTCTTATGTTGCAAAAATTGGAGATAATGAGATAAATTATCAGCAGTTTCAGCAATATGCTCAAAATGCTAAAACTAAAGAACAGAAAGTTCAAGTTTTATCGCAAATGGTAGATCAGTACTTAATGTTGACAGCAGCACAAAAAAATATAGCCGTATCTAAGTTAGCACTACAATCTGCTATTTTTAATAATCCAATGTTTTTTGGTAAAGATGGAAAGTTTTCAAGTGATAAATTAAGACAAGTAGTTAGCTATCTTGGAGGTATGGGGAAGTTAGAACAATTAATGTCACAAAATATACAAGCTACAATAATCCCTCAAAATATAGCACAAACCTCATTTATAACGGATTATGAAAATAAATCACTATCTAGTATTTATTCTGTAGATAAACAAATAAATTATATCAAGACTTCACCAAATTCTCTAAAAGAACAAATTAAACCAACTAAGCAACAACTAGAGAAGTATTATTATGATCATAAGACAGAATATGTTACTCCGGCTAGTAAAAAAATTAATTATTTTATAATTTCAAAAAATGATTTTATATCAAAAGATAAAATTAGTAACCAAGTATTAAAAAACTATTTTAATACTCATCAAGATTTGTTTACAAAGTTTGATGATAAAACTAAACAGACTATTACTAAAATTATTCAAAACAGAAAAGCATTAGAGCAATTTAATTCTTATACTCAAAATGTTGATAGTATTAAGTTAGGTGAATTAAAGACTGAAATGGGTAAAGCAAGAATAGCAAATATTACGGATAATACTAACTCCTCATTAGATGGCATTAAAAATAGCTTATTTTTCATAAAAAATGATAAATACTCAAGCATACCTATATCTAATGATAAACTTTTGGTTTATCAAGTAGATAATTCAAGCTTAGCCGCACAACAAAAACTATATAAAGTCAAAGATGCTATAACAAAAGCTTATGTTGAGAAAAAAGCTCAAGAATTAGCTATACAGAAGTCACAAAAGCTATTAGATGCTCTTAAAAGTAGTAAAAATATAAAACAGAGTTTTAGTAGGGCTACTATACATGGTGGTTCTAAAACAGAGAATTTTGATAAAGGCTTCAGTAACTATGTTTTATTTAACAATAATAATCAATATCATATTTATCAGAATGAAAATAGTGATATTTATGTTTATAAGGTTACAAAGGTTGAATCAGCTAAATCAGCTAAGAAAAATAATATTCCTAGTCAGGTAATTAATTTATATAAACAAGAAGAGCTAAATTTTTATTTACAAGCTCTTAAAAAAGAGATTCCTGTCAAAGTTAATTACAAAAATATCTAA